The Polyangiaceae bacterium genome includes a region encoding these proteins:
- a CDS encoding DUF559 domain-containing protein produces MAHHPRSSPLIIARAREMRLALTDTEEMLWRELRGGRLGVAFRRQVPVGRYVVDFLAPSVKLVVEVDGGYHAARRAADARRDRYLARLGYRVVRVEAEVVRADVAEAVARVREAIASR; encoded by the coding sequence ATGGCCCATCATCCCCGAAGCTCTCCGCTCATCATCGCACGAGCTCGCGAGATGCGCCTCGCGCTGACGGACACCGAGGAAATGTTGTGGCGGGAACTGCGGGGCGGGCGGCTCGGGGTCGCGTTTCGGCGTCAGGTGCCGGTGGGGCGCTACGTGGTGGACTTCCTCGCCCCCTCGGTGAAGCTGGTCGTGGAGGTGGATGGCGGGTATCACGCGGCGCGCCGGGCGGCGGATGCGCGCAGGGACCGGTACCTCGCCAGGCTGGGGTACCGCGTCGTGCGGGTGGAGGCGGAGGTGGTGCGGGCTGACGTGGCGGAGGCGGTGGCGCGGGTGAGGGAGGCGATCGCTTCGAGGTGA
- a CDS encoding DUF559 domain-containing protein yields the protein MAHHPRSSPLIIARAREMRLALTDTEEMLWRELRGGRLGVAFRRQVPVGRYVVDFLAPSVKLVVEVDGGYHAARRAADARRDRYLARLGYRVVRVEAEVVRADVAEAVARVREAIASR from the coding sequence ATGGCCCATCATCCCCGAAGCTCTCCGCTCATCATCGCACGAGCTCGCGAGATGCGCCTCGCGCTGACGGACACCGAGGAAATGTTGTGGCGGGAGCTGCGGGGCGGGCGGCTCGGGGTCGCGTTTCGGCGTCAGGTGCCGGTGGGGCGTTACGTGGTGGACTTCCTCGCCCCCTCGGTGAAGCTGGTCGTGGAGGTGGATGGCGGGTATCACGCGGCGCGCCGGGCGGCGGATGCGCGCAGGGACCGGTACCTCGCCAGGCTGGGGTACCGCGTCGTGCGGGTGGAGGCGGAGGTGGTGCGGGCTGACGTGGCGGAGGCGGTGGCGCGGGTGAGGGAGGCGATCGCTTCGAGGTGA